One Dunckerocampus dactyliophorus isolate RoL2022-P2 chromosome 18, RoL_Ddac_1.1, whole genome shotgun sequence genomic region harbors:
- the LOC129171735 gene encoding zinc-binding protein A33 isoform X1, producing MSLPEEDLTCPICHEIFEDPVVLSCSHSFCRRCQERCWDARLRECPVCRKKASKSSHFPNLALRNICEAVQARRDMEAVEERMMCHLHREKYKLFCLVDKEPICVVCQCSKAHKTHQCSPVEEAALDCKEKLNASLESLQDKVDNLKKIHKTSADVFKHIKDQAVETQQMIRCQFEQLHQTLRQEEAARLAAVKREEEEKIASMNDKMKEISAEVLSLTETICVIREQLKEDGIVLLKNFKDNEDRNTTFSSDNMCGVLIDVANHLSNLKYKVWEKMLEHIDYTPVTLDPNTAHPCLILSDNLTSLHHNDEMNICPDNPERFHMSAEVVGMTSLGSGSHRWVVETGSNQDWLLGVASSSISRNAEVNARPENGFWTLCFRDGQIKAMTSPPTALEVSSTLERVKVHVDYDKGIVSFFDGDTGTLIYAYTHTFQETLLPYFYTQSSHPLRIMPERVLVAMLRQ from the exons ATGTCACTGCCAGAGGAGGATCTTACATGCCCCATCTGCCATGAGATCTTCGAGGACCCGGTGGTGCTGTCGTGCAGCCACAGCTTCTGTAGGAGGTGCCAGGAGCGCTGCTGGGACGCCAGGCTGCGCGAGTGTCCCGTGTGTCGCAAAAAGGCCTCCAAGTCCAGCCACTTCCCCAACTTGGCCCTGAGGAACATATGTGAGGCGGTGCAGGCCAGGAGGGACATGGAAGCTGTGGAGGAGAGGATGATGTGCCATCTGCACAGGGAGAAGTATAAGCTCTTCTGCCTGGTGGACAAGGAGCCCATCTGCGTGGTGTGCCAGTGCTCCAAAGCGCACAAGACCCACCAGTGTTCACCAGTAGAGGAGGCAGCACTGGACTGCAAG GAGAAACTCAACGCATCGCTCGAGAGTCTGCAAGACAAAGTGGACAACCTGAAGAAAATACACAAGACCTCTGCGGACGTTTTCAAGCACATCAAG GATCAGGCGGTGGAAACGCAGCAAATGATTAGGTGTCAGTTTGAGCAGCTCCATCAAACCCTTCGCCAGGAGGAGGCGGCCAGGCTAGCGGCTGTCaagagggaggaagaggagaagatCGCGAGTATGAATGATAAGATGAAGGAGATATCTGCTGAGGTCCTGTCCCTCACCGAGACCATCTGCGTCATACGGGAGCAGCTGAAGGAAGATGGCATAGTCCTGCTGAAG AATTTTAAAGATAACGAGGACAG AAACACGACATTCAGCTCAGACAACATGTGTGGCGTCCTCATCGACGTCGCCAACCACCTGTCCAACCTCAAGTACAAAGTCTGGGAGAAAATGCTGGAGCATATTGATTACA CTCCTGTGACCTTGGACCCAAACACAGCGCACCCTTGCCTCATCCTGTCAGACAACCTCACTTCCCTTCACCATAACGACGAGATGAACATCTGCCCTGACAACCCAGAGCGCTTCCACATGAGCGCCGAGGTGGTGGGCATGACCTCGCTGGGCTCAGGAAGCCACCGCTGGGtggtggaaacaggaagcaatcAAGACTGGCTGCTGGGCGTGGCCTCGTCTTCCATATCCAGGAATGCGGAAGTCAACGCTCGGCCCGAGAACGGCTTCTGGACGTTGTGTTTCCGGGACGGCCAGATCAAGGCGATGACGTCGCCCCCTACCGCCTTGGAGGTGTCAAGTACGCTGGAGCGAGTCAAAGTACATGTGGATTATGACAAAGGGATTGTGTCATTTTTTGATGGCGACACAGGCACGCTCATTTACGCGTACACGCACACCTTCCAGGAAACACTACTGCCTTACTTTTACACACAGAGCAGTCATCCACTGAGGATCATGCCAGAGAGGGTGCTTGTCGCAATGCTGCGTCAATAA
- the LOC129171735 gene encoding zinc finger protein RFP isoform X2, translating to MSLPEEDLTCPICHEIFEDPVVLSCSHSFCRRCQERCWDARLRECPVCRKKASKSSHFPNLALRNICEAVQARRDMEAVEERMMCHLHREKYKLFCLVDKEPICVVCQCSKAHKTHQCSPVEEAALDCKEKLNASLESLQDKVDNLKKIHKTSADVFKHIKNFKDNEDRNTTFSSDNMCGVLIDVANHLSNLKYKVWEKMLEHIDYTPVTLDPNTAHPCLILSDNLTSLHHNDEMNICPDNPERFHMSAEVVGMTSLGSGSHRWVVETGSNQDWLLGVASSSISRNAEVNARPENGFWTLCFRDGQIKAMTSPPTALEVSSTLERVKVHVDYDKGIVSFFDGDTGTLIYAYTHTFQETLLPYFYTQSSHPLRIMPERVLVAMLRQ from the exons ATGTCACTGCCAGAGGAGGATCTTACATGCCCCATCTGCCATGAGATCTTCGAGGACCCGGTGGTGCTGTCGTGCAGCCACAGCTTCTGTAGGAGGTGCCAGGAGCGCTGCTGGGACGCCAGGCTGCGCGAGTGTCCCGTGTGTCGCAAAAAGGCCTCCAAGTCCAGCCACTTCCCCAACTTGGCCCTGAGGAACATATGTGAGGCGGTGCAGGCCAGGAGGGACATGGAAGCTGTGGAGGAGAGGATGATGTGCCATCTGCACAGGGAGAAGTATAAGCTCTTCTGCCTGGTGGACAAGGAGCCCATCTGCGTGGTGTGCCAGTGCTCCAAAGCGCACAAGACCCACCAGTGTTCACCAGTAGAGGAGGCAGCACTGGACTGCAAG GAGAAACTCAACGCATCGCTCGAGAGTCTGCAAGACAAAGTGGACAACCTGAAGAAAATACACAAGACCTCTGCGGACGTTTTCAAGCACATCAAG AATTTTAAAGATAACGAGGACAG AAACACGACATTCAGCTCAGACAACATGTGTGGCGTCCTCATCGACGTCGCCAACCACCTGTCCAACCTCAAGTACAAAGTCTGGGAGAAAATGCTGGAGCATATTGATTACA CTCCTGTGACCTTGGACCCAAACACAGCGCACCCTTGCCTCATCCTGTCAGACAACCTCACTTCCCTTCACCATAACGACGAGATGAACATCTGCCCTGACAACCCAGAGCGCTTCCACATGAGCGCCGAGGTGGTGGGCATGACCTCGCTGGGCTCAGGAAGCCACCGCTGGGtggtggaaacaggaagcaatcAAGACTGGCTGCTGGGCGTGGCCTCGTCTTCCATATCCAGGAATGCGGAAGTCAACGCTCGGCCCGAGAACGGCTTCTGGACGTTGTGTTTCCGGGACGGCCAGATCAAGGCGATGACGTCGCCCCCTACCGCCTTGGAGGTGTCAAGTACGCTGGAGCGAGTCAAAGTACATGTGGATTATGACAAAGGGATTGTGTCATTTTTTGATGGCGACACAGGCACGCTCATTTACGCGTACACGCACACCTTCCAGGAAACACTACTGCCTTACTTTTACACACAGAGCAGTCATCCACTGAGGATCATGCCAGAGAGGGTGCTTGTCGCAATGCTGCGTCAATAA
- the tubb4bl gene encoding tubulin beta-4B chain, translating into MREIVHLQAGQCGNQIGAKFWEVISDEHGIDPTGTYHGDSDLQLDRISVYYNEATGGKYVPRAILVDLEPGTMDSVRSGPFGQIFRPDNFVFGQSGAGNNWAKGHYTEGAELVDSVLDVVRKEAESCDCLQGFQLTHSLGGGTGSGMGTLLISKIREEYPDRIMNTFSVVPSPKVSDTVVEPYNATLSVHQLVENTDETYCIDNEALYDICFRTLKLTTPTYGDLNHLVSATMSGVTTCLRFPGQLNADLRKLAVNMVPFPRLHFFMPGFAPLTSRGSQQYRSLSVPELTQQMFDAKNMMAACDPRHGRYLTVAAVFRGRMSMKEVDEQMLNVQNKNSSYFVEWIPNNVKTAVCDIPPRGLKMAATFIGNSTAIQELFKRISEQFTAMFRRKAFLHWYTGEGMDEMEFTEAESNMNDLVSEYQQYQDATAEEGEFEEEGEEEVA; encoded by the exons ATGCGTGAAATTGTGCACTTGCAAGCAGGCCAGTGCGGGAACCAAATCGGGGCCAAG TTCTGGGAGGTGATCAGCGACGAGCATGGCATCGATCCCACCGGAACCTACCACGGCGATAGCGACCTCCAGCTAGACAGGATCAGCGTCTATTACAACGAGGCCACTG GTGGGAAGTATGTCCCCCGTGCCATCTTGGTGGACCTGGAGCCAGGAACTATGGATTCTGTCAGGTCCGGTCCTTTCGGTCAGATCTTCAGACCGGATAACTTTGTCTTTG GCCAGAGCGGCGCCGGCAACAACTGGGCCAAGGGTCACTACACGGAGGGTGCCGAGCTGGTGGACTCGGTCCTGGACGTGGTGAGGAAAGAGGCGGAGAGCTGCGACTGCTTGCAGGGATTCCAGCTCACTCACTCCCTGGGCGGCGGCACCGGCTCGGGTATGGGCACCTTGCTCATCAGCAAGATCCGCGAGGAGTACCCGGACCGCATCATGAACACCTTCAGCGTGGTGCCCTCCCCCAAAGTGTCCGACACGGTGGTGGAGCCGTACAACGCCACGCTGTCGGTGCACCAGCTGGTGGAGAACACAGACGAGACCTACTGCATTGACAATGAAGCTCTGTACGACATCTGCTTCCGCACCTTGAAGCTGACCACGCCCACGTACGGAGACCTCAACCATTTGGTGTCGGCCACCATGAGCGGCGTCACCACCTGTCTGCGATTCCCCGGCCAACTCAATGCCGACCTCCGCAAGCTGGCGGTCAATATGGTGCCCTTCCCCCGCCTGCACTTCTTCATGCCGGGCTTCGCCCCCCTCACCAGCAGGGGGAGCCAGCAATACCGCTCACTCTCTGTGCCCGAGCTCACCCAGCAGATGTTTGACGCCAAGAACATGATGGCGGCGTGCGACCCGCGCCACGGCCGCTACCTCACCGTTGCCGCCGTCTTCCGCGGCCGCATGTCCATGAAGGAGGTGGACGAGCAGATGCTGAACGTGCAGAACAAGAACAGCAGCTACTTTGTGGAGTGGATCCCCAACAATGTGAAGACGGCCGTGTGCGACATACCGCCCCGCGGCCTCAAGATGGCCGCCACCTTCATCGGCAACAGCACGGCCATCCAGGAGCTGTTCAAGCGCATCTCGGAGCAGTTCACCGCCATGTTCCGCCGTAAGGCCTTCCTCCACTGGTACACGGGCGAGGGCATGGATGAGATGGAGTTCACAGAAGCTGAGAGCAACATGAACGACCTGGTGTCTGAGTACCAGCAGTACCAGGACGCCACCGCCGAGGAGGGAGAGTTCgaggaggagggagaggaggaggtggcctaa